Within the Candidatus Palauibacter scopulicola genome, the region GAAGATCGCCTCGAACGCGCGGCGGATCTCGATCTTGTTCGCGTCCGGCGCCACCTCGAAGGTGTACTTGGGCCGCGGCTCCACCTCGCCGCGGTCGATACGCGCCTGGAGACGCCGTCCCACGCCATCGGTCCCTTCGGACTGAAGGCTCGTGGAGGTCTTCTCCGTAAACAGCGGACGCAGGATGATCTCGTTCGGCGCGCGCGTCATGCGTCACCGTCCCCGGCGGCGTCTCCCGCCGTATCGAAGGCCGACGACTCGACGAGTACCAGGTCGGACCAGAGGACGTCGTACGCCGACGCCTCTCCCCATGGGAGCACCCGCACGCCGGGCAGGTTTCTCGCCGACAGGTGGACATCGGGTTTGTGGCCCGCCGTCAGGAGAAGGACGTTTTCCGAACCGCGGCCGATGCCGGCCAGCAGAGCGGCGACGCGCCGGGTCTTCGGCGAATCGAAGTCCAGAGGCTCGAGGAGCGCGAGATCGCCGTTCATGGCTCTCGTGTTGAGTGCGGAACGGATGGCCAGCTGACGGATTCGCCTCGGCACGCGTACCCGATAGGAGCGCGGCTGCGGGCCGAAGACGACCGAGCCGCCGCGCCACAGCGCCGAACGGATCGAGCCGGCGCGGGCGCGTCCCGTCCCTTTCTGGCGCCAGGGCTTCCGCGATCCTCCGCGAACGGTCGAGCGGGTCTTCGTCGACGCCGTCCCCTGTCGGCGGTTCGCCAGCACAGCGGTGACGACCTGATGGAGCACGTCTTCGTTGACCGTGCCATCGAACGGCGTCTCGGGCAGGGCCCGCTCGGCCCCGGCGGCGCCGTCGGAGCTGTACGTCGCGACTTTCATCGGCCCGGCCTCACCATAACGAGGTTGTTTCGCCCGCCCGGGACGGAGCCCTGCACGATCAGGAGGTTCTTTTCCGCGTCGACCCGGATGATCTTCCGGCTCATCGCCATGCGCTGCGTCCCCCCCATGCGGCCGGCCATCTTCCGC harbors:
- the rplW gene encoding 50S ribosomal protein L23; the encoded protein is MTRAPNEIILRPLFTEKTSTSLQSEGTDGVGRRLQARIDRGEVEPRPKYTFEVAPDANKIEIRRAFEAIFEGRRVTSVRTMNVRGKKKRMGRMMGRRPHWKKAIIEVADGPVDVLEGA
- the rplD gene encoding 50S ribosomal protein L4 codes for the protein MKVATYSSDGAAGAERALPETPFDGTVNEDVLHQVVTAVLANRRQGTASTKTRSTVRGGSRKPWRQKGTGRARAGSIRSALWRGGSVVFGPQPRSYRVRVPRRIRQLAIRSALNTRAMNGDLALLEPLDFDSPKTRRVAALLAGIGRGSENVLLLTAGHKPDVHLSARNLPGVRVLPWGEASAYDVLWSDLVLVESSAFDTAGDAAGDGDA